A DNA window from Oikeobacillus pervagus contains the following coding sequences:
- the istB gene encoding IS21-like element helper ATPase IstB, translated as MTATVHILQEYLRLLRMTETANELPVLLRNAEKMSWTYQEFLQELLMYELKRRDEKNVEKRLKWAKFPYHKTLDEFYIEEQRSLSTRQINQLKELNWLDQQYNLILLGPQGAGKTHISIGLGIEAIHKGYKVTFSTMGELVHLLKTEEYIRKSQMQLKRIRDSDLVIIDDLMYMAIDQREANLFFHLVNHLYERSSIILTSNKGPEEWGELMGDQGITMAILDRLLHRVEVIQLNDNDSYRLKHRSTIFEKESSQN; from the coding sequence ATGACGGCAACCGTACATATTCTTCAGGAATATTTGCGACTACTTCGGATGACAGAAACGGCGAATGAACTACCGGTGTTACTTCGTAATGCGGAAAAGATGTCATGGACCTATCAAGAGTTCTTGCAGGAACTGCTCATGTATGAATTAAAACGACGAGACGAAAAAAATGTGGAGAAAAGACTGAAATGGGCCAAGTTTCCTTATCATAAAACGCTAGATGAATTTTATATTGAAGAACAGCGATCGCTTAGTACTCGACAGATAAATCAATTGAAAGAACTCAATTGGTTAGATCAACAATACAATCTCATATTATTAGGACCCCAAGGAGCAGGCAAAACTCATATTTCTATTGGTCTAGGAATAGAAGCTATTCATAAGGGTTATAAGGTGACTTTTTCAACGATGGGTGAACTTGTGCATCTTCTAAAGACAGAAGAGTATATAAGGAAATCTCAAATGCAGCTTAAGAGAATAAGAGACTCAGATTTAGTGATTATTGATGATTTAATGTACATGGCCATCGACCAACGTGAAGCCAATTTGTTCTTCCATCTAGTGAACCATTTATATGAGCGTAGTTCCATCATTTTGACCTCTAATAAGGGGCCAGAAGAATGGGGGGAATTGATGGGGGATCAAGGAATCACTATGGCCATACTGGACCGACTGCTTCACCGCGTGGAAGTGATTCAGCTAAACGACAATGACAGCTATAGACTGAAACATCGATCAACTATTTTTGAAAAGGAAAGTTCGCAAAATTAA
- a CDS encoding TRAP transporter permease has translation MENKFKQISIEEQKLLLEKYDLEASTLKLKGFMGWVVFFGLLFFSLFQLYSAIFQVFPKQILLSIHLGFALSLIFLLFPFRKKRLKEQKITWFDLLLALLSIGVGAYWPLMMDDIVSRTGMMTGLDFYVGLMATLLVLEATRRAVGLPITMISVIFLLYAYFGPYMPGFLVHRGVHLEGLVKTMFFTTEGILGTPLYVSATYIFLFLLFGAFLVKTGVGQYFNDLAVSIAGKRIGGPAKVAIFSSALQGTISGSSVANVVTSGSFTIPMMKKLGYRKEFAGAVEAAASTGGQLMPPIMGAAAFLMVEFIGGVTYWDIAKAAAIPALLYFTGIWIMTHFEAKRIGLKGLKDEEMPNKKEVISKIYLLIPILMVIVLLMSGMSVMRAALWSIVFTVVVSALKKETRIGWKDAVHALVDGARTALSVAAATAAAGIIVGVVTKTGLGLKLANGLVDLADGVLLLTLFFTMLAALVLGMGSPTTANYVITSTIAAPAIILLGVPELAAHLFVFYFGIIADITPPVALTAFAAAGVSGGEPIRTGINSARLAIAAFIIPYMFVLQPELLMIDTTIWKLGWVLLTALAGMVAIGAGMIGFWYRKLRILERIIAIATGLMLIYPDGLTDVMGFIIFAILLTIQFLSNQKNKTKIAQG, from the coding sequence CGCGATTTTTCAAGTGTTTCCAAAGCAAATATTACTCTCCATACATTTAGGATTTGCACTCTCTCTTATTTTTTTGTTGTTTCCATTTCGAAAAAAAAGACTCAAAGAACAAAAAATTACTTGGTTTGATTTATTGTTAGCTTTATTATCCATTGGAGTTGGGGCATATTGGCCGTTGATGATGGATGATATTGTAAGCAGGACCGGAATGATGACGGGGCTAGATTTTTATGTCGGGTTAATGGCTACTTTACTAGTATTAGAAGCGACAAGAAGAGCGGTTGGCCTGCCAATTACGATGATTTCTGTTATTTTTTTGCTATACGCCTATTTCGGACCTTATATGCCAGGTTTTTTAGTTCATCGCGGTGTTCATTTAGAAGGATTAGTAAAAACGATGTTCTTTACGACAGAGGGGATTTTGGGGACTCCGTTATATGTTTCGGCTACTTATATATTCTTGTTTTTACTATTTGGTGCTTTTCTAGTAAAAACAGGGGTAGGTCAATATTTTAATGATTTAGCTGTTTCCATTGCGGGGAAGCGGATTGGGGGACCGGCGAAAGTCGCCATATTCTCCAGTGCTCTGCAAGGTACGATCAGTGGCAGTTCGGTGGCGAATGTTGTGACGTCTGGTTCATTTACGATTCCTATGATGAAAAAGCTTGGATATCGAAAGGAATTTGCAGGTGCTGTAGAGGCTGCCGCTTCAACTGGAGGACAATTAATGCCGCCGATCATGGGGGCTGCCGCCTTTCTAATGGTGGAATTTATTGGGGGAGTCACATACTGGGATATTGCGAAAGCAGCGGCAATCCCCGCTTTACTTTATTTTACAGGCATTTGGATTATGACTCATTTTGAGGCGAAAAGAATTGGACTAAAAGGGTTAAAAGATGAAGAAATGCCAAATAAAAAAGAGGTTATTTCCAAAATTTATTTATTAATTCCCATTTTAATGGTCATCGTTTTACTCATGAGTGGGATGAGCGTAATGCGTGCGGCATTATGGTCGATCGTTTTTACTGTTGTCGTTAGTGCATTAAAGAAGGAAACGAGAATTGGTTGGAAAGATGCGGTCCATGCATTAGTCGATGGGGCAAGGACTGCTTTATCGGTGGCGGCTGCTACGGCTGCGGCTGGAATTATAGTCGGGGTTGTAACAAAAACAGGATTGGGATTAAAGCTTGCCAATGGATTAGTTGATTTAGCGGATGGAGTGTTACTACTTACTTTGTTCTTTACGATGTTAGCGGCCCTTGTTCTTGGAATGGGATCCCCAACTACGGCCAATTACGTCATTACGTCCACCATTGCAGCCCCTGCTATCATACTATTAGGTGTTCCTGAACTAGCGGCTCATCTATTTGTGTTCTATTTTGGCATTATTGCAGACATCACGCCTCCAGTTGCTTTGACAGCATTTGCGGCCGCGGGTGTTTCAGGAGGTGAACCGATCCGAACAGGTATAAATTCTGCCAGATTAGCTATTGCTGCTTTTATTATTCCTTATATGTTTGTTTTGCAACCAGAATTACTCATGATTGACACGACTATTTGGAAATTAGGGTGGGTTTTATTGACCGCTCTCGCAGGAATGGTTGCGATCGGAGCGGGTATGATTGGATTCTGGTATCGAAAGCTTCGTATCTTAGAAAGAATCATTGCCATTGCAACAGGATTAATGCTCATCTATCCAGATGGTTTGACAGATGTGATGGGATTTATTATTTTTGCTATCCTGTTAACCATTCAATTTCTATCCAATCAAAAAAATAAAACAAAAATAGCACAAGGTTAG